One window from the genome of Glycine soja cultivar W05 chromosome 12, ASM419377v2, whole genome shotgun sequence encodes:
- the LOC114379881 gene encoding TMV resistance protein N-like isoform X1: protein MAISGYAPMFSDFSYDVFLSFSGGTSNPFVDPLCRALRDKGISIFRSEDGETRPAIEEIEKSKMVIVVFCQNYAFSTESLDELVKIREYVDNRRKQVWTIFYIVEPSDVRKQRNSYKDAMNGHEMTYGKDSEKVKAWREALTRVCDLSGIHCKDHMFEAELQKIVEAASCKLFRVPGQMNHAVGLDDHFEQVKAFIDVESNDKVGVLGIYGGGGIGKTTFAVYLYEKIRHYYFEAASFLIKVREQSKESKNHLEDLQNRLLSQLGVDTGTMIGSTNKGELEIKHRLGHRRVLLVLDDVDSKEQLELLAGKHDWFGSGSRIIITTRDEAVLDYGVKVKKYKMTELNDRHSLELFCQNAFDKPEPAKNFESISHRAIGYAKGVPLALQVIGSNLKGRSIEEWEIELGKYRKVPNAKIQGVLKLSFDSLPETEMGIFLDIACFFKGEKWNYVKRILKASDISFKVLASKCLIMVDRNDCLEMHDLIQDMGREIVRNQSPSNPGDRSRLWSHEDVLEVLKKDSVTILLSPIIVSITFTTTKVASFNSLCIFLQGSITIEGIMLHPPKLEVVDKWTDTAFEKMKNLRILIVRNTKFLTGPSSLPNKLQLLDWIGFPSESFPPKFDPKNIVDFKLSHSSLVSIKPPQKVFQNLTFVNLSQCHFITKIPDMFEAKNLRVLTIDKCPKLEGFHPSAGHMPNLVYLSASECTMLTSFVPKMNLPYLEMLSFNFCSKLQEFPEVGGKMDKPLKIHMINTAIEKFPKSICKVTGLEYVDMTTCRELKDLSSFVSLPKLVTLKMNGCSQLAESFKMFRKSHSEANSCPSLKALYLSKANLSHEDLSIILEIFPKLEYLNVSHNEFESLPDCIKGSLQLKKLNLSFCRNLKEIPELPSSIQRVDARYCQSLSTKSSSVLLSKIYKEREKIQVVMPETEIPKEFDSKDVLLFWARRKFPVVAFVFVFEEVKKNDDIQMDTSELFPGVVSAEESYTVGLNLFIDGKEICRKDHHYWSIGDQHLLVCDLQVLFKNEEWQDLGDDWKAFQIQCESTLTLSHQEVYVDKQKTNTDDIQYISPNLTGLVPKTSPHKKTRHGQNCDVIEKFGQNLLIQTTSVANVLLSWWRNAKADIRGEVSASTYEASSLQEHEDVVWDVAQILEMLLENLPQHITDSEVQRTGLLAVESLIARAQHKKEYGHEKLHINLTMPIVLVECRCHPHKELEGAQNLRYWGSVELEEGDPRVWKIWKSNEAFKERLNYTVLLKCEHHSREEASKSDHGESLEEEHKGSELQALMRRIEEDTIRLNKSYGKLKASIVPMDVLVSDKYLLETAIIRGLERLGRLGSNFNKTEYGKLRVEHHAHSITHMEHELRMEQDAQSSTQNQERHELGVEHDAQSSTQEKNKLGWIRSLLGGFGRQSR, encoded by the exons aTGGCTATTAGTGGGTATGCACCAATGTTCTCAGATTTCAGCTACGATGTTTTTCTAAGTTTTAGTGGTGGAACCAGCAACCCTTTTGTTGATCCTCTCTGTCGAGCTTTGCGTGACAAAGGAATCAGCATCTTCAGATCAGAAGATGGAGAAACTAGACCTGCCATTGAGGAAATTGAAAAATCCAAAATGGTAATCGTTGTGTTTTGTCAAAACTATGCATTTTCCACTGAGTCTCTTGATGAACTTGTCAAGATCCGAGAGTATGTTGACAATAGAAGAAAACAGGTTTGGACAATTTTTTACATAGTGGAACCATCAGATGTACGGAAACAAAGAAATTCTTACAAAGATGCCATGAATGGTCATGAAATGACATATGGAAAAGACTCGGAGAAGGTAAAAGCATGGAGGGAAGCTTTGACTAGAGTATGCGACCTAAGCGGAATACATTGCAAGGACCATAT GTTTGAAGCTGAACTTCAGAAGATTGTTGAAGCTGCATCCTGTAAATTATTTCGTGTGCCTGGACAAATGAACCATGCAGTTGGACTTGATGATCACTTTGAACAGGTGAAAGCATTCATAGATGTTGAGTCCAATGATAAGGTTGGCGTATTGGGAATTTATGGAGGTGGTGGAATAGGCAAGACCACATTTGCCGTCTATCTATATGAAAAGATTAGACATTATTATTTTGAAGCTGCAAGTTTTCTGATTAAAGTCAGAGAACAATCAAAGGAAAGCAAGAATCACTTGGAAGATCTCCAAAACAGACTTCTATCTCAACTGGGTGTAGACACAGGAACCATGATAGGGAGTACGAATAAAGGAGAACTTGAAATCAAACACAGGCTTGGCCATAGAAGAGTTCTTCTAGTTTTGGATGATGTTGATTCAAAAGAACAATTGGAGTTACTGGCTGGAAAACATGATTGGTTTGGTTCTGGCAGTAGGATCATTATAACAACAAGAGATGAAGCGGTGCTAGATTATGGTGTTAAagttaagaaatataaaatgacgGAGCTAAATGATCGTCACTCTCTTGAACTCTTCTGTCAGAATGCCTTTGATAAGCCTGAACCTGCAAAAAACTTTGAAAGTATTTCTCATCGTGCAATAGGCTATGCAAAGGGTGTCCCTTTGGCTTTACAAGTAATAGGATCCAATTTGAAAGGAAGAAGCATAGAGGAATGGGAAATCGAATTGGGAAAATATCGGAAGGTTCCAAATGCTAAGATTCAAGGTGTACTAAAACTAAGCTTCGATAGCCTGCCTGAGACAGAGATGGGAATATTCTTGGACATTGCTTGTTTTTTCAAAGGGGAGAAATGGAAttatgttaaaaggatattgaaGGCTTCTGATATAAGTTTTAAAGTACTTGCTAGCAAATGTCTAATAATGGTTGATAGAAATGACTGCTTGGAGATGCATGATCTAATACAGGACATGGGTAGAGAGATTGTTAGGAATCAATCGCCATCAAACCCTGGTGACCGTAGTAGATTATGGTCTCACGAAGATGTTCTTGAAGTACTGAAAAAAGATTCAGTAACAATCCTCCTTTCTCCCATCATTGTTTCAATTACTTTTACTACGACTAAGGTAGCTAGTTTTAATTCcttatgcatttttttacaGGGAAGTATAACAATTGAAGGAATTATGCTTCATCCTCCTAAGCTTGAAGTAGTAGATAAATGGACTGATACTGCCTTTGAGAAGATGAAGAATCTCAGAATTCTTATTGTTCGGAATACCAAATTTTTAACAGGACCTAGTTCTCTACCGAATAAATTACAACTTCTTGATTGGATAGGATTCCCATCAGAGTCTTTTCCACCTAAATTTGATCCCAAGAATATTGTTGACTTCAAGTTATCTCATAGTTCTCTGGTATCCATAAAGCCACCTCAAAAG GTATTTCAGAATTTGACTTTTGTCAATCTCTCCCAGTGTCATTTCATAACTAAAATACCTGACATGTTTGAAGCTAAAAACTTGAGAGTACTGACAATTGACAAATGCCCCAAATTGGAAGGGTTTCATCCATCTGCTGGACATATGCCTAACCTTGTATATTTAAGTGCATCAGAGTGCACCATGCTCACGAGTTTTGTGCCAAAAATGAATCTGCCATATCTGGAAATGCTTTCATTTAACTTTTGCAGTAAACTTCAAGAATTCCCAGAAGTAGGGGGGAAGATGGATAAGCCATTAAAGATTCACATGATAAATACTGCTATTGAGAAGTTTCCAAAGTCCATTTGTAAAGTTACAGGGCTTGAGTATGTTGACATGACAACTTGCAGGGAACTCAAAGATTTATCAAGTTTTGTGTCATTGCCAAAACTTGTCACATTAAAGATGAATGGATGTTCGCAACTTGCAGAATCATTTAAAATGTTCAGAAAGAGCCATTCTGAAGCAAATAGCTGTCCAAGTTTAAAGGCATTATATTTAAGCAAGGCTAATCTGTCACATGAGGATCTTTCCATAATTCTTGAAATATTTCCAAAATTGGAATACTTAAATGTGTCCCACAATGAATTTGAATCACTCCCAGATTGCATCAAAGGATCATTGCAGttgaaaaaacttaatttaagtTTTTGCAGGAATCTTAAGGAAATTCCAGAACTTCCATCAAGTATTCAAAGGGTAGATGCAAGATACTGTCAATCCTTAAGTACAAAGTCATCAAGCGTGCTGTTGTCTAAG ATTTataaagaaagggaaaaaatacAAGTTGTGATGCCAGAAACTGAAATTCCAAAGGAGTTTGACAGTAAAGATGTCCTGCTTTTCTGGGCTCGCCGGAAGTTCCCTGttgttgcttttgtttttgttttcgaggaagtaaaaaagaatgATGATATACAGATGGATACCTCAGAATTGTTTCCTGGAGTTGTATCAGCTGAGGAGTCCTACACTGTTGGCCTGAACTTGTTTATAGACGGCAAAGAAATATGTCGCAAAGATCATCATTATTGGAGTATTGGGGATCAACATTTGTTAGTATGTGATCTACAGGTTTTGTTTAAAAATGAAGAGTGGCAGGATCTTGGAGATGACTGGAAGGCCTTTCAGATTCAATGTGAATCAACGTTGACTCTGAGTCATCAGGAAGTTTATGTGGACAAGCAGAAAACAAACACTGATGATATTCAATATATCTCTCCCAATTTAACAGGTTTGGTTCCAAAAACAAGTCCACATAAGAAAACAAGACATGGACAAAATTGTGATGTAATAGAAAAATTTGGCCAGAACTTGTTAATACAAACTACCTCTGTTGCCAACGTGTTATTGAGCTGGTGGAGGAATGCCAAGGCTGATATTAGAGGGGAAGTTTCAGCCTCTACCTATGAGGCAAGTTCACTGCAAGAACATGAAGATGTTGTCTGGGATGTGGCACAGATTTTGGAGATGCTGCTGGAGAATTTGCCCCAGCATATTACTGATTCAGAAGTTCAAAGAACAGGCCTATTGGCGGTTGAATCATTGATTGCACGGGCACAACATAAGAAGGAATACGGTCATGAGAAGTTGCACATCAATCTAACCATGCCTATTGTTCTAGTGGAATGTAGATGTCACCCTCATAAAGAATTAGAAGGAGCTCAAAACCTTCGCTATTGGGGATCTGTGGAGCTAGAAGAAGGAGACCCACGTGTGTGGAAAATTTGGAAGAGCAATGAAGCCTTCAAGGAGAGGCTAAATTACACAGTTCTGTTGAAATGTGAGCATCACtctagagaggaagcttcaaaaTCTGACCATGGGGAATCCTTGGAGGAAGAACACAAGGGTTCTGAATTACAAGCATTGATGAGGAGGATAGAAGAAGACACTATAAGGTTGAATAAGTCTTATGGAAAGTTGAAGGCATCTATTGTTCCAATGGATGTTCTAGTTTCTGACAAATATCTTCTGGAAACGGCAATCATTAGAGGACTAGAAAGATTGGGAAGGTTGGGGTCTAATTTCAACAAGACAGAATATGGAAAATTGAGGGTGGAGCATCATGCTCATAGCATTACTCATATGGAGCATGAGTTGAGGATGGAGCAGGATGCTCAGAGCTCTACTCAGAATCAGGAGCGGCATGAGTTGGGGGTGGAGCATGATGCTCAGAGCTCTACTCAGGAAAAGAATAAGTTGGGTTGGATCAGATCATTACTAGGTGGATTTGGGAGGCAAAGCAGGTGA
- the LOC114379881 gene encoding TMV resistance protein N-like isoform X2, with the protein MAISGYAPMFSDFSYDVFLSFSGGTSNPFVDPLCRALRDKGISIFRSEDGETRPAIEEIEKSKMVIVVFCQNYAFSTESLDELVKIREYVDNRRKQVWTIFYIVEPSDVRKQRNSYKDAMNGHEMTYGKDSEKVKAWREALTRVCDLSGIHCKDHMFEAELQKIVEAASCKLFRVPGQMNHAVGLDDHFEQVKAFIDVESNDKVGVLGIYGGGGIGKTTFAVYLYEKIRHYYFEAASFLIKVREQSKESKNHLEDLQNRLLSQLGVDTGTMIGSTNKGELEIKHRLGHRRVLLVLDDVDSKEQLELLAGKHDWFGSGSRIIITTRDEAVLDYGVKVKKYKMTELNDRHSLELFCQNAFDKPEPAKNFESISHRAIGYAKGVPLALQVIGSNLKGRSIEEWEIELGKYRKVPNAKIQGVLKLSFDSLPETEMGIFLDIACFFKGEKWNYVKRILKASDISFKVLASKCLIMVDRNDCLEMHDLIQDMGREIVRNQSPSNPGDRSRLWSHEDVLEVLKKDSGSITIEGIMLHPPKLEVVDKWTDTAFEKMKNLRILIVRNTKFLTGPSSLPNKLQLLDWIGFPSESFPPKFDPKNIVDFKLSHSSLVSIKPPQKVFQNLTFVNLSQCHFITKIPDMFEAKNLRVLTIDKCPKLEGFHPSAGHMPNLVYLSASECTMLTSFVPKMNLPYLEMLSFNFCSKLQEFPEVGGKMDKPLKIHMINTAIEKFPKSICKVTGLEYVDMTTCRELKDLSSFVSLPKLVTLKMNGCSQLAESFKMFRKSHSEANSCPSLKALYLSKANLSHEDLSIILEIFPKLEYLNVSHNEFESLPDCIKGSLQLKKLNLSFCRNLKEIPELPSSIQRVDARYCQSLSTKSSSVLLSKIYKEREKIQVVMPETEIPKEFDSKDVLLFWARRKFPVVAFVFVFEEVKKNDDIQMDTSELFPGVVSAEESYTVGLNLFIDGKEICRKDHHYWSIGDQHLLVCDLQVLFKNEEWQDLGDDWKAFQIQCESTLTLSHQEVYVDKQKTNTDDIQYISPNLTGLVPKTSPHKKTRHGQNCDVIEKFGQNLLIQTTSVANVLLSWWRNAKADIRGEVSASTYEASSLQEHEDVVWDVAQILEMLLENLPQHITDSEVQRTGLLAVESLIARAQHKKEYGHEKLHINLTMPIVLVECRCHPHKELEGAQNLRYWGSVELEEGDPRVWKIWKSNEAFKERLNYTVLLKCEHHSREEASKSDHGESLEEEHKGSELQALMRRIEEDTIRLNKSYGKLKASIVPMDVLVSDKYLLETAIIRGLERLGRLGSNFNKTEYGKLRVEHHAHSITHMEHELRMEQDAQSSTQNQERHELGVEHDAQSSTQEKNKLGWIRSLLGGFGRQSR; encoded by the exons aTGGCTATTAGTGGGTATGCACCAATGTTCTCAGATTTCAGCTACGATGTTTTTCTAAGTTTTAGTGGTGGAACCAGCAACCCTTTTGTTGATCCTCTCTGTCGAGCTTTGCGTGACAAAGGAATCAGCATCTTCAGATCAGAAGATGGAGAAACTAGACCTGCCATTGAGGAAATTGAAAAATCCAAAATGGTAATCGTTGTGTTTTGTCAAAACTATGCATTTTCCACTGAGTCTCTTGATGAACTTGTCAAGATCCGAGAGTATGTTGACAATAGAAGAAAACAGGTTTGGACAATTTTTTACATAGTGGAACCATCAGATGTACGGAAACAAAGAAATTCTTACAAAGATGCCATGAATGGTCATGAAATGACATATGGAAAAGACTCGGAGAAGGTAAAAGCATGGAGGGAAGCTTTGACTAGAGTATGCGACCTAAGCGGAATACATTGCAAGGACCATAT GTTTGAAGCTGAACTTCAGAAGATTGTTGAAGCTGCATCCTGTAAATTATTTCGTGTGCCTGGACAAATGAACCATGCAGTTGGACTTGATGATCACTTTGAACAGGTGAAAGCATTCATAGATGTTGAGTCCAATGATAAGGTTGGCGTATTGGGAATTTATGGAGGTGGTGGAATAGGCAAGACCACATTTGCCGTCTATCTATATGAAAAGATTAGACATTATTATTTTGAAGCTGCAAGTTTTCTGATTAAAGTCAGAGAACAATCAAAGGAAAGCAAGAATCACTTGGAAGATCTCCAAAACAGACTTCTATCTCAACTGGGTGTAGACACAGGAACCATGATAGGGAGTACGAATAAAGGAGAACTTGAAATCAAACACAGGCTTGGCCATAGAAGAGTTCTTCTAGTTTTGGATGATGTTGATTCAAAAGAACAATTGGAGTTACTGGCTGGAAAACATGATTGGTTTGGTTCTGGCAGTAGGATCATTATAACAACAAGAGATGAAGCGGTGCTAGATTATGGTGTTAAagttaagaaatataaaatgacgGAGCTAAATGATCGTCACTCTCTTGAACTCTTCTGTCAGAATGCCTTTGATAAGCCTGAACCTGCAAAAAACTTTGAAAGTATTTCTCATCGTGCAATAGGCTATGCAAAGGGTGTCCCTTTGGCTTTACAAGTAATAGGATCCAATTTGAAAGGAAGAAGCATAGAGGAATGGGAAATCGAATTGGGAAAATATCGGAAGGTTCCAAATGCTAAGATTCAAGGTGTACTAAAACTAAGCTTCGATAGCCTGCCTGAGACAGAGATGGGAATATTCTTGGACATTGCTTGTTTTTTCAAAGGGGAGAAATGGAAttatgttaaaaggatattgaaGGCTTCTGATATAAGTTTTAAAGTACTTGCTAGCAAATGTCTAATAATGGTTGATAGAAATGACTGCTTGGAGATGCATGATCTAATACAGGACATGGGTAGAGAGATTGTTAGGAATCAATCGCCATCAAACCCTGGTGACCGTAGTAGATTATGGTCTCACGAAGATGTTCTTGAAGTACTGAAAAAAGATTCA GGAAGTATAACAATTGAAGGAATTATGCTTCATCCTCCTAAGCTTGAAGTAGTAGATAAATGGACTGATACTGCCTTTGAGAAGATGAAGAATCTCAGAATTCTTATTGTTCGGAATACCAAATTTTTAACAGGACCTAGTTCTCTACCGAATAAATTACAACTTCTTGATTGGATAGGATTCCCATCAGAGTCTTTTCCACCTAAATTTGATCCCAAGAATATTGTTGACTTCAAGTTATCTCATAGTTCTCTGGTATCCATAAAGCCACCTCAAAAG GTATTTCAGAATTTGACTTTTGTCAATCTCTCCCAGTGTCATTTCATAACTAAAATACCTGACATGTTTGAAGCTAAAAACTTGAGAGTACTGACAATTGACAAATGCCCCAAATTGGAAGGGTTTCATCCATCTGCTGGACATATGCCTAACCTTGTATATTTAAGTGCATCAGAGTGCACCATGCTCACGAGTTTTGTGCCAAAAATGAATCTGCCATATCTGGAAATGCTTTCATTTAACTTTTGCAGTAAACTTCAAGAATTCCCAGAAGTAGGGGGGAAGATGGATAAGCCATTAAAGATTCACATGATAAATACTGCTATTGAGAAGTTTCCAAAGTCCATTTGTAAAGTTACAGGGCTTGAGTATGTTGACATGACAACTTGCAGGGAACTCAAAGATTTATCAAGTTTTGTGTCATTGCCAAAACTTGTCACATTAAAGATGAATGGATGTTCGCAACTTGCAGAATCATTTAAAATGTTCAGAAAGAGCCATTCTGAAGCAAATAGCTGTCCAAGTTTAAAGGCATTATATTTAAGCAAGGCTAATCTGTCACATGAGGATCTTTCCATAATTCTTGAAATATTTCCAAAATTGGAATACTTAAATGTGTCCCACAATGAATTTGAATCACTCCCAGATTGCATCAAAGGATCATTGCAGttgaaaaaacttaatttaagtTTTTGCAGGAATCTTAAGGAAATTCCAGAACTTCCATCAAGTATTCAAAGGGTAGATGCAAGATACTGTCAATCCTTAAGTACAAAGTCATCAAGCGTGCTGTTGTCTAAG ATTTataaagaaagggaaaaaatacAAGTTGTGATGCCAGAAACTGAAATTCCAAAGGAGTTTGACAGTAAAGATGTCCTGCTTTTCTGGGCTCGCCGGAAGTTCCCTGttgttgcttttgtttttgttttcgaggaagtaaaaaagaatgATGATATACAGATGGATACCTCAGAATTGTTTCCTGGAGTTGTATCAGCTGAGGAGTCCTACACTGTTGGCCTGAACTTGTTTATAGACGGCAAAGAAATATGTCGCAAAGATCATCATTATTGGAGTATTGGGGATCAACATTTGTTAGTATGTGATCTACAGGTTTTGTTTAAAAATGAAGAGTGGCAGGATCTTGGAGATGACTGGAAGGCCTTTCAGATTCAATGTGAATCAACGTTGACTCTGAGTCATCAGGAAGTTTATGTGGACAAGCAGAAAACAAACACTGATGATATTCAATATATCTCTCCCAATTTAACAGGTTTGGTTCCAAAAACAAGTCCACATAAGAAAACAAGACATGGACAAAATTGTGATGTAATAGAAAAATTTGGCCAGAACTTGTTAATACAAACTACCTCTGTTGCCAACGTGTTATTGAGCTGGTGGAGGAATGCCAAGGCTGATATTAGAGGGGAAGTTTCAGCCTCTACCTATGAGGCAAGTTCACTGCAAGAACATGAAGATGTTGTCTGGGATGTGGCACAGATTTTGGAGATGCTGCTGGAGAATTTGCCCCAGCATATTACTGATTCAGAAGTTCAAAGAACAGGCCTATTGGCGGTTGAATCATTGATTGCACGGGCACAACATAAGAAGGAATACGGTCATGAGAAGTTGCACATCAATCTAACCATGCCTATTGTTCTAGTGGAATGTAGATGTCACCCTCATAAAGAATTAGAAGGAGCTCAAAACCTTCGCTATTGGGGATCTGTGGAGCTAGAAGAAGGAGACCCACGTGTGTGGAAAATTTGGAAGAGCAATGAAGCCTTCAAGGAGAGGCTAAATTACACAGTTCTGTTGAAATGTGAGCATCACtctagagaggaagcttcaaaaTCTGACCATGGGGAATCCTTGGAGGAAGAACACAAGGGTTCTGAATTACAAGCATTGATGAGGAGGATAGAAGAAGACACTATAAGGTTGAATAAGTCTTATGGAAAGTTGAAGGCATCTATTGTTCCAATGGATGTTCTAGTTTCTGACAAATATCTTCTGGAAACGGCAATCATTAGAGGACTAGAAAGATTGGGAAGGTTGGGGTCTAATTTCAACAAGACAGAATATGGAAAATTGAGGGTGGAGCATCATGCTCATAGCATTACTCATATGGAGCATGAGTTGAGGATGGAGCAGGATGCTCAGAGCTCTACTCAGAATCAGGAGCGGCATGAGTTGGGGGTGGAGCATGATGCTCAGAGCTCTACTCAGGAAAAGAATAAGTTGGGTTGGATCAGATCATTACTAGGTGGATTTGGGAGGCAAAGCAGGTGA